A section of the Brevundimonas sp. AJA228-03 genome encodes:
- a CDS encoding transglutaminase family protein, with translation MKIRVRAELVYRFDPPTDAIYKIQVAHWPGQTVIEERLVTNPPQDFHEDEDADFGARTLRARLSGEVAVAYEAIVDNGTLMGLPPGATRHDWNDLPAEVLTYLWPSRYCPSDQFGRFAERQFGDTSGGERVLAILGWITENIDYEAGVSDSETTASRTFIDRAGVCRDFTHMGITLCRASGIPARAVSAFAHQLSPPDFHAIFEVWLSNGWWLVDPTGLAPIEGLVRIACGRDAADIAFLSTQGTCELVRQSITAVAT, from the coding sequence ATGAAGATCCGCGTCCGCGCCGAGCTCGTCTATCGCTTCGATCCCCCGACCGATGCGATCTACAAGATTCAGGTCGCGCACTGGCCGGGTCAGACGGTGATCGAGGAGCGGCTGGTCACCAACCCGCCCCAGGATTTCCATGAGGACGAGGACGCCGACTTCGGGGCCCGAACCCTGCGCGCACGCCTGTCGGGCGAGGTGGCCGTGGCCTATGAGGCGATTGTCGACAACGGCACCCTGATGGGCCTGCCGCCGGGCGCGACCCGGCACGACTGGAACGACCTGCCGGCCGAGGTCCTGACCTATCTGTGGCCGAGCCGGTACTGTCCCTCGGACCAGTTCGGACGCTTTGCGGAACGCCAGTTCGGCGACACCTCGGGCGGCGAGCGGGTGCTGGCGATCCTGGGATGGATCACCGAAAACATCGACTATGAGGCCGGAGTCTCGGATTCGGAGACGACCGCGTCCCGCACCTTCATCGACCGCGCCGGGGTGTGCCGCGACTTTACCCACATGGGCATCACCCTGTGTCGGGCCTCGGGCATTCCGGCCCGCGCCGTCAGTGCCTTCGCCCATCAGCTGAGCCCGCCGGACTTCCACGCCATCTTCGAGGTTTGGCTGTCGAACGGCTGGTGGCTGGTCGATCCGACAGGCCTGGCCCCGATCGAGGGACTGGTGCGGATCGCCTGCGGGCGCGACGCCGCCGACATCGCCTTTCTGTCCACCCAGGGCACCTGCGAGCTGGTACGCCAGTCCATTACCGCCGTGGCCACCTGA
- the uvrC gene encoding excinuclease ABC subunit UvrC, with the protein MTPETPAPDSPVLPLVAAELIRDEARRAPDKPGVYRMYGEDGTCLYVGKARSIRKRILQYAQGRFHTQRIGLMVSLTRSMELVVTASETEALLLESNFIKKLKPRFNVVLRDDKSFAELMIRKDHRAPQVRKHRGSHTTPGDYFGPFASTWAVNRTLNTLQKAFLLRSCSDSVYETRTRPCMLHQIKRCSAPCTGLISLEDYGELVEEASLFLRGKSRAVIGRLSDEMTAAAEAMDFEQAARVRDRIRALSAITMENSVSADSVAEADVFALFSEGGQACVQVFFYRGGQNWGGRAYFPRVDRSDTDAEILSAFLGQFYEDKPVPRLILSNVVPFEKELLEEAFSMKAREADGRRVVAIERPMRGDKRSLVDHAHTNAREALGRKMAEGSAQGKILDEVCEAFGLEGRPERIEVYDNAHIQGSNAVGGMIVAGPEGFQKSQYRKFNIKGTDLTPGDDYGMMREVMRRRFGRLVKDEEEGVEEVVRPDLLLIDGGAGQLAEVQAVLADLGLDDILAVGVAKGPDRDAGMERFFVPGKPPFMMPLKSPALYYIQRLRDEAHRFANGAHRTRRSMDIKKNPLDEIEGVGPGRKKALLHAFGSAKGVSRAAVVDLVKVDGINQPLAERIYGFFHPANQR; encoded by the coding sequence ATGACCCCGGAGACTCCCGCCCCCGATTCGCCCGTCCTGCCCCTTGTCGCTGCCGAGCTGATCCGCGACGAGGCCCGGCGCGCGCCGGACAAGCCGGGCGTCTATCGCATGTATGGCGAGGACGGGACCTGCCTGTATGTCGGCAAGGCGCGCTCCATCAGGAAGCGCATCCTGCAGTATGCGCAGGGGCGGTTCCACACCCAGCGCATCGGCCTGATGGTCTCGCTGACCCGGTCGATGGAGCTGGTCGTCACGGCGTCGGAGACCGAGGCGCTGCTGCTGGAATCCAACTTCATCAAGAAGCTGAAACCCCGCTTCAACGTGGTCCTGCGTGACGACAAGTCGTTCGCCGAACTGATGATCCGCAAGGACCACCGCGCCCCGCAGGTCCGCAAACATCGCGGATCGCACACGACGCCGGGGGACTATTTCGGGCCGTTCGCCTCGACCTGGGCGGTGAACCGGACGCTGAACACCTTGCAGAAGGCCTTCCTGCTGCGGTCCTGTTCGGACAGCGTCTACGAGACCCGGACACGGCCCTGCATGCTGCATCAGATCAAGCGGTGCTCGGCCCCGTGTACCGGCCTGATCTCGCTCGAGGACTATGGCGAGCTGGTCGAGGAGGCGTCGCTGTTCCTGCGCGGCAAGTCGCGCGCCGTCATCGGCCGGCTGTCGGACGAGATGACCGCGGCGGCCGAGGCCATGGACTTCGAACAGGCCGCTCGCGTCCGCGACCGCATCCGCGCCCTGTCCGCCATCACCATGGAGAATTCGGTCAGCGCCGACAGCGTGGCCGAGGCCGACGTCTTCGCCCTGTTCAGCGAAGGCGGCCAGGCCTGCGTCCAGGTCTTCTTCTATCGCGGGGGCCAGAACTGGGGCGGCCGGGCCTATTTCCCGCGCGTGGACAGGTCCGACACCGACGCCGAGATTCTGTCGGCCTTCCTCGGCCAGTTCTACGAGGACAAGCCGGTCCCGCGCCTGATCCTTTCGAACGTCGTCCCGTTCGAGAAGGAACTGCTGGAAGAGGCCTTTTCGATGAAGGCGCGGGAGGCGGACGGCCGCCGCGTCGTCGCGATCGAACGGCCGATGCGAGGCGACAAGCGATCCCTCGTCGATCATGCCCACACCAACGCCCGCGAGGCGCTGGGTCGCAAGATGGCCGAGGGTTCGGCCCAGGGCAAAATCCTGGACGAGGTCTGCGAGGCCTTCGGGCTGGAGGGCCGCCCCGAGCGGATCGAGGTCTACGACAATGCCCACATCCAGGGCTCGAACGCGGTCGGCGGCATGATCGTCGCCGGGCCCGAGGGCTTCCAGAAATCCCAGTACCGCAAATTCAACATCAAAGGCACGGACCTGACCCCCGGCGATGACTACGGCATGATGCGCGAGGTCATGCGCCGTCGCTTTGGCCGTCTGGTCAAGGACGAGGAGGAAGGCGTCGAGGAGGTCGTCCGCCCGGACCTGCTGCTGATCGACGGCGGCGCCGGGCAGCTGGCCGAGGTCCAGGCGGTGCTGGCCGACCTCGGGCTGGACGACATCCTGGCCGTCGGCGTGGCCAAGGGGCCGGATCGGGATGCGGGGATGGAGCGGTTCTTCGTCCCCGGCAAGCCCCCCTTCATGATGCCGCTGAAGTCGCCGGCTCTCTACTATATCCAGCGGCTCCGCGACGAGGCCCACCGTTTCGCCAACGGGGCCCACCGCACCCGCCGCTCGATGGATATCAAGAAGAACCCGCTCGACGAGATCGAGGGCGTGGGCCCCGGCCGCAAGAAGGCCCTGCTGCACGCCTTCGGCTCCGCCAAGGGCGTCAGTCGGGCGGCGGTTGTCGATCTCGTCAAGGTCGACGGGATCAACCAGCCGCTGGCCGAGCGGATTTATGGCTTCTTCCATCCGGCCAATCAGCGTTAG
- the ppk2 gene encoding polyphosphate kinase 2, which produces MGKKDDYEEALEALQVELVATQAWAIEQGLKVVIVFEGRDAAGKDGVIKRITEYLSPRQTRVVALSKPTERETGQWYFQRYAPHLPAAGEIVLFNRSWYNRAGVEPVMGFCTPAQYEQFLNDAPHFERMLTGSGMVLIKFWLDISRDEQARRLEERTSDPLKRFKVSALDAEAQKRWSDYSTARDRMLDETGAPHSEWTVVATDDKKAARLNIIRHILHRVCRPGSKVDRPDKDILFPAQKAKGRLQP; this is translated from the coding sequence ATGGGCAAGAAAGACGACTACGAAGAGGCGCTGGAGGCCCTTCAGGTCGAACTGGTCGCGACCCAGGCCTGGGCCATCGAACAGGGTCTGAAAGTCGTGATCGTGTTCGAGGGGCGTGACGCTGCGGGCAAGGACGGGGTGATCAAGCGGATCACCGAATACCTGTCACCCCGCCAGACCCGGGTCGTCGCCCTGTCCAAGCCGACCGAGCGCGAGACCGGCCAGTGGTATTTCCAGCGTTATGCCCCCCATCTGCCGGCCGCCGGCGAGATCGTCCTGTTCAACAGGTCCTGGTACAACCGGGCGGGGGTCGAGCCGGTCATGGGGTTCTGCACCCCGGCGCAATACGAGCAGTTCCTGAACGATGCGCCGCATTTCGAGCGGATGCTGACCGGATCGGGCATGGTCCTGATCAAGTTCTGGCTCGACATCAGTCGCGACGAGCAGGCCAGGCGGCTGGAAGAACGAACCTCCGATCCGCTGAAGCGATTCAAGGTCTCGGCGCTCGACGCCGAGGCGCAGAAACGCTGGAGCGACTATTCCACGGCCCGCGACCGGATGCTGGATGAGACCGGCGCGCCGCATTCCGAATGGACGGTCGTGGCCACCGACGACAAGAAGGCGGCGCGGCTGAACATCATCCGCCACATCCTGCACCGCGTCTGTCGCCCCGGATCAAAGGTCGACCGGCCGGACAAGGACATCCTGTTCCCCGCGCAAAAGGCGAAGGGTCGACTGCAGCCCTGA
- a CDS encoding DNA-3-methyladenine glycosylase, whose protein sequence is MAGRYRSTAALVDKDVMPITPAELAAARETLARLDPALARVDAGTPPFEWRVRQAGFVGLFRMIVEQQVSVASAASVWARLQAGLGEITPANLLAHDLDSLRGMGLSRQKATYGQGMARAQMDGTIDLEHLATLDDASAIEALVALKGVGLWTAEAYLLLCEGRTDVFPGGDVALQEAIRWADGTETRPDTKAAYARAEVWRPWRGVATHLLWAWYTGVKKGEIVRDDPA, encoded by the coding sequence ATGGCCGGACGCTACCGTTCCACGGCCGCGCTTGTCGACAAGGACGTCATGCCCATCACGCCTGCTGAACTGGCCGCCGCGCGCGAGACCCTGGCCCGGCTCGACCCGGCCCTGGCCCGCGTCGATGCCGGGACGCCGCCGTTCGAATGGCGGGTGCGTCAGGCCGGCTTCGTCGGCCTGTTCCGCATGATCGTGGAGCAGCAGGTGTCGGTGGCCTCGGCGGCCTCCGTCTGGGCGCGGCTGCAGGCGGGTCTGGGCGAGATCACGCCGGCCAATCTGCTGGCTCACGATCTGGACAGTCTGCGCGGCATGGGCCTGTCGCGGCAGAAGGCGACCTATGGCCAGGGCATGGCAAGGGCGCAGATGGACGGCACCATCGATCTGGAGCATCTGGCCACACTGGACGATGCCTCGGCGATCGAGGCCCTGGTCGCGCTGAAGGGCGTCGGTCTGTGGACGGCCGAGGCCTATCTGTTGCTGTGCGAGGGACGGACCGACGTCTTCCCCGGTGGAGATGTGGCGCTGCAGGAGGCCATTCGATGGGCCGACGGCACTGAGACCCGGCCTGACACGAAGGCAGCCTATGCCCGGGCCGAGGTCTGGCGGCCGTGGCGCGGCGTGGCGACCCACCTGCTGTGGGCCTGGTACACCGGCGTGAAGAAGGGCGAGATCGTGCGGGATGATCCCGCATGA
- a CDS encoding TonB-dependent siderophore receptor, protein MRYSRNLLSSAMALSFLATASPVLAQAVTSESTAQLDEVIVTGRAGASERRRVEASYAVTTLNETALRLQAPISTAEVFKAIPGFWVEASGGESSNNVRTRGIPTDGYSSVTIQEDGLTIQHDGGLGWLNADQSFRLDETIGRVEAVRGGPASIFASNSPGGTVNFITRQAGDTPEGLIKATVGDYGMYRGDFWYGAPLGDGWGLTIGGFYRSDEGVRSPGFTQNKGGQIRVGLSRELERGRFEINVKHIDDNVGFLLPVPLTFDGSQNPDGVPGFDPNYGTLAGPDNRLVSFRNVNGPFNFDLGRGTDVSLTAVTARLDLEIANGWRLQNTARFRTSNIVRNGLFPTGSIETATARLNGLRAQALAAYPGATNIEYRYATTGAAFDPATANRNGLVVSGNLLSVSVPLDEFTNDLRLVKTLDLGDQTHDLAFGVYVSDFNYDYDRYMATANLEVRDQARRLDIVAVNAAGGIVGRVTENGFLRYGSLFDNATIDARVMAFYASDEWQVTPKLRIDLGVRHEQIDFSGSVEGKQTVDLGVAGILADNQVITGTGVFTPIDRAYDGTSWTLGVNYQLADNLGLFGRYTDTLRLPAPSEFQGSPADALRTDIRETPVTMLEGGLKWQSDLFDVYATAFQTKFDNIRFNDNVFNSATNSFTTRVAYGDTNTVGLELEGVFRPVEWADLSGALSWQNPEYDTFRFTENVGGVPTVRNFGGNQLIRVPKVGARLTPGLNLLGNTVRVELPVEYYSERFADVANTQALKAYTVVNLNLRWDATETVALSVAGVNLTNEIGLTEGNPRAGQFISGDAGARYYLARPVLGRSWRAAVTMRF, encoded by the coding sequence ATGCGTTATTCACGGAATTTACTGTCCAGCGCCATGGCGCTGTCGTTCCTTGCCACGGCATCGCCAGTGCTGGCACAGGCCGTGACCAGCGAGAGCACTGCACAACTGGACGAGGTCATCGTAACCGGCAGGGCTGGCGCTTCCGAGCGTCGCCGCGTTGAAGCCAGCTATGCCGTCACGACCCTGAACGAGACCGCACTGCGACTTCAGGCCCCGATCTCTACGGCTGAAGTCTTCAAGGCCATTCCGGGCTTCTGGGTGGAAGCATCCGGCGGTGAGAGCTCCAACAACGTCCGCACGCGCGGCATCCCCACCGACGGCTATTCGTCGGTCACCATCCAGGAAGATGGCCTGACGATCCAGCACGACGGCGGCCTGGGCTGGCTGAATGCCGACCAGTCTTTCCGTCTGGACGAAACCATCGGCCGTGTCGAAGCGGTTCGTGGCGGCCCGGCCTCGATCTTTGCGTCCAACTCCCCCGGGGGAACGGTCAACTTCATCACCCGTCAGGCCGGAGATACGCCCGAGGGTCTGATCAAGGCCACCGTCGGTGATTATGGCATGTACCGCGGTGATTTCTGGTACGGTGCGCCGCTGGGAGACGGCTGGGGCCTGACCATCGGCGGGTTCTACCGCTCCGACGAAGGCGTCCGCAGCCCGGGCTTCACCCAGAACAAGGGCGGCCAGATTCGCGTCGGCCTGTCGCGCGAACTCGAGCGCGGCCGCTTCGAGATCAACGTCAAGCACATCGATGACAATGTCGGCTTCCTGTTGCCTGTGCCCCTGACGTTCGACGGTTCGCAGAACCCGGACGGTGTTCCCGGCTTCGATCCCAACTACGGAACCCTCGCGGGCCCGGACAACCGTCTGGTCAGCTTCCGCAACGTCAATGGCCCGTTCAACTTCGATCTCGGCCGCGGTACAGACGTCAGCCTCACCGCTGTCACCGCCAGGCTGGACCTGGAGATCGCCAACGGCTGGCGTCTGCAGAACACGGCCCGCTTCAGAACCAGCAACATCGTGCGCAACGGTCTGTTCCCGACCGGCAGCATCGAAACGGCCACGGCGCGCCTGAACGGTCTGCGGGCGCAGGCCCTGGCCGCCTATCCAGGCGCGACCAACATCGAATACCGCTATGCGACCACAGGTGCGGCGTTCGACCCGGCGACGGCGAACAGGAACGGCCTGGTGGTCAGCGGCAACCTGCTCAGCGTCTCGGTCCCGCTTGACGAGTTCACCAACGATCTGCGGCTGGTGAAGACCCTGGACCTGGGCGATCAGACCCACGATCTGGCCTTCGGCGTCTATGTGTCGGACTTCAACTACGACTACGACCGCTACATGGCGACGGCCAATCTGGAAGTGCGCGATCAGGCCCGCCGTCTGGACATCGTGGCCGTCAACGCGGCAGGAGGGATCGTCGGTCGCGTCACCGAAAACGGCTTCCTGCGCTATGGGTCGCTGTTCGACAACGCCACCATCGACGCCCGCGTCATGGCCTTCTACGCCTCTGACGAGTGGCAGGTGACGCCCAAACTCCGGATCGATCTGGGCGTGCGCCACGAACAGATCGACTTCAGCGGCTCGGTCGAGGGCAAACAGACCGTCGATCTGGGCGTCGCGGGCATACTGGCGGACAATCAGGTGATCACGGGCACCGGGGTCTTCACCCCGATAGACCGCGCCTATGACGGCACAAGCTGGACATTGGGTGTCAACTATCAGCTCGCAGACAATCTGGGCCTTTTTGGCCGGTATACGGACACCCTTCGACTGCCGGCCCCCTCGGAATTCCAGGGCAGCCCTGCTGACGCCCTTCGCACCGACATCCGCGAGACCCCGGTCACGATGCTGGAAGGCGGACTGAAGTGGCAGTCGGATCTCTTCGACGTCTATGCGACCGCCTTCCAGACTAAATTCGACAACATCCGCTTCAACGACAATGTGTTCAACTCGGCCACCAACAGCTTCACGACGCGGGTTGCCTATGGTGACACCAATACGGTCGGGCTGGAGCTGGAAGGCGTCTTCCGGCCGGTCGAATGGGCGGACCTTTCCGGTGCCCTCTCCTGGCAAAACCCGGAGTACGATACCTTCCGGTTCACCGAGAACGTCGGAGGTGTTCCGACCGTGCGGAACTTCGGCGGCAACCAGCTGATCCGCGTTCCCAAGGTTGGCGCTCGCCTGACCCCCGGCCTGAACCTGCTCGGGAACACGGTCCGTGTGGAACTGCCGGTCGAATACTACAGCGAGCGCTTTGCCGACGTGGCCAACACCCAGGCTCTCAAGGCCTATACGGTCGTCAATCTGAACCTGCGCTGGGATGCGACCGAGACCGTCGCCCTTTCGGTGGCCGGGGTCAATCTGACCAATGAGATCGGCCTGACCGAAGGCAATCCGCGTGCCGGGCAGTTCATCTCCGGTGACGCCGGTGCCCGCTACTATCTGGCCCGTCCGGTGCTCGGCCGGTCCTGGCGTGCAGCCGTGACGATGCGCTTCTGA
- a CDS encoding trimeric intracellular cation channel family protein, which translates to MTTLVDPTLLTPALAHPETVLGALDFAGVAVFAATGALAAAREKHDLVTFGFFAAITGVGGGTLRDLLIEAPVFWVQDWRYIAVCLASAAVVWIIGAGAWRFRALLWLDAIGLGAYGVLGAAKAEAFGVPPLICIVMGGLTACFGGIVRDILAGQPSILLRREITVSAALLAATVYVVARLLGLDNWPAAAIAAPAGFLLRGGALIWGWSLPGFPGGFVRKS; encoded by the coding sequence ATGACGACGCTGGTCGATCCGACGCTGCTGACACCCGCCCTGGCGCATCCCGAAACGGTGCTGGGCGCGCTCGACTTCGCGGGCGTGGCGGTCTTCGCCGCGACGGGAGCGCTGGCCGCCGCGCGCGAGAAGCACGACCTGGTCACCTTCGGATTCTTCGCCGCCATCACCGGCGTCGGCGGCGGGACCCTGCGCGACCTGCTGATCGAGGCGCCGGTCTTCTGGGTCCAGGACTGGCGCTATATCGCCGTCTGTCTGGCCAGCGCGGCGGTCGTCTGGATCATCGGGGCCGGGGCCTGGCGGTTTCGGGCCCTGCTGTGGCTGGATGCGATCGGGCTGGGCGCCTATGGCGTTCTTGGCGCGGCCAAGGCCGAGGCGTTCGGCGTCCCGCCGCTGATCTGCATCGTCATGGGGGGGCTGACGGCCTGTTTCGGCGGGATCGTGCGCGACATTCTGGCCGGCCAGCCGTCGATCCTGCTGCGCCGGGAGATCACGGTCTCGGCGGCCCTGCTGGCGGCCACCGTCTACGTCGTGGCGCGGCTTCTCGGGCTGGACAACTGGCCGGCCGCGGCCATCGCGGCACCCGCCGGCTTCCTTCTGCGCGGCGGGGCGTTGATCTGGGGCTGGAGCCTGCCGGGCTTTCCCGGAGGCTTCGTCCGAAAGAGCTAG
- the gluQRS gene encoding tRNA glutamyl-Q(34) synthetase GluQRS: MSFVTRFAPSPTGLLHRGHAFSALTAWTAAREAGGRFLLRIEDTDFTRCRPEYETALLEDLAWLGLDWEEPVRRQSNNRAAYDAALERLRGQGVLYRCFRTRKELMALAGVAPHDDDPADAHAFAGGPLDPGEETERLAAGQPFAWRLSLAAARARLGGFEALTWVEETADPGTRTARPEALGDMVLGRKDIGAGYVIASVVDDALQGVTHVVRGEDLIPATSVQRLLQTLLDLPTPVYRHHPLLLGPDGKRYAKRDGSVTIMALREAGVTPQELRAELGFA; encoded by the coding sequence ATGAGCTTCGTCACCCGTTTCGCCCCCTCCCCCACCGGGCTTCTGCACCGCGGTCACGCCTTTTCGGCCCTGACGGCCTGGACGGCCGCAAGGGAGGCGGGCGGACGGTTCCTGCTGCGGATCGAGGACACCGACTTCACCCGTTGTCGGCCGGAATATGAGACCGCCCTGCTGGAGGACCTGGCCTGGCTGGGCCTGGACTGGGAAGAGCCGGTCCGGCGGCAGTCAAACAACCGCGCGGCCTATGACGCGGCGCTGGAGCGGCTGCGGGGTCAGGGCGTGCTGTATCGCTGCTTCCGGACGCGAAAGGAGCTGATGGCCCTGGCCGGCGTCGCGCCCCATGACGACGATCCTGCCGATGCCCATGCCTTTGCCGGTGGCCCGCTGGATCCGGGCGAGGAGACCGAACGGCTGGCAGCCGGCCAACCCTTCGCCTGGCGGCTGTCGCTCGCGGCGGCGCGGGCACGGCTGGGCGGGTTCGAAGCCCTGACCTGGGTCGAGGAAACGGCCGATCCGGGCACGCGGACCGCCCGGCCCGAGGCGCTGGGCGACATGGTCCTGGGGCGAAAGGACATCGGCGCCGGCTATGTCATCGCCTCGGTCGTCGACGACGCGCTGCAGGGCGTGACCCATGTGGTGCGGGGCGAGGACCTGATCCCCGCGACCTCGGTCCAGCGCCTGCTGCAGACCCTGCTGGACCTGCCCACCCCGGTCTATCGCCATCACCCCCTGCTGCTGGGCCCGGACGGGAAACGCTATGCCAAACGGGACGGATCGGTAACGATCATGGCCCTGCGCGAGGCGGGGGTGACGCCGCAGGAGCTGAGGGCGGAGCTGGGGTTCGCGTAG
- a CDS encoding extensin family protein → MKRDFADFWNLMWEAMLGVCAVFALLNAFAPPQDLFWKPLDLNQPVGRATAARVADFAVAPGAAPEEIEGATDACLQTLRDAGVEVKRAVDVDDGGFCQVRGAVTITGGAVTPLKPGDLTMQCPLAVRYVIWDRQVLQPAARSVFGSRAVAVNNSGTYACRRIYGSTDVADRPSEHARANALDVASITLADGRTVSVEADWRGDGPQGAAGPVFLKRLRDGACRVFSTVLTPDYNAAHRNHLHLDGAPRSLCVTGPH, encoded by the coding sequence ATGAAGCGTGACTTCGCCGACTTCTGGAACCTGATGTGGGAGGCGATGCTCGGCGTGTGCGCCGTCTTCGCGCTGCTGAACGCCTTCGCCCCGCCCCAGGACCTGTTCTGGAAGCCGCTGGACCTGAACCAGCCGGTGGGTCGGGCGACGGCGGCCAGGGTCGCCGATTTCGCGGTCGCGCCCGGTGCAGCGCCCGAGGAGATCGAGGGCGCGACCGATGCCTGTCTCCAGACCCTGCGCGACGCTGGCGTCGAGGTGAAGCGCGCCGTGGACGTCGATGACGGCGGCTTCTGTCAGGTGCGCGGCGCCGTCACCATCACGGGCGGGGCGGTCACCCCGCTGAAGCCCGGTGATCTGACCATGCAGTGCCCGCTGGCGGTCCGCTATGTGATCTGGGACCGTCAGGTGCTGCAGCCCGCAGCCCGGTCGGTCTTTGGTTCGCGCGCCGTGGCGGTGAACAACTCCGGCACCTATGCCTGCCGCCGGATCTATGGCTCGACCGACGTCGCCGACCGGCCCAGCGAGCATGCGCGGGCCAATGCCCTGGATGTGGCCTCGATCACCCTGGCGGACGGGCGCACGGTGTCGGTGGAGGCGGACTGGAGGGGCGACGGCCCACAAGGCGCGGCAGGCCCGGTTTTCCTGAAGCGGCTGCGCGACGGGGCCTGCCGGGTGTTCTCGACCGTCCTGACGCCCGACTACAATGCGGCGCACAGAAACCATCTGCACCTGGACGGCGCCCCCCGGTCGCTCTGCGTTACCGGACCGCATTAG
- a CDS encoding HNH endonuclease translates to MQVLHRPPSGYPALVLNADFRPLSYYPLSLWPWEEAVKAVYQDRVDVVSVYDKVVRSPSMEMAIPSVIALKSYVDQNRAPAFTRFNVFLRDGFTCQYCGDTAELTFDHVIPRSRGGRTTWENIVAACSPCNLKKGGRTPQQAQMPVRRAPHRPNAYQLQDAGRRFPPHYLHQSWLDYLYWDIELEP, encoded by the coding sequence ATGCAGGTGCTCCACAGGCCGCCGTCCGGCTATCCGGCCCTGGTGCTGAACGCCGATTTTCGCCCTCTGTCCTACTACCCTCTGTCGCTCTGGCCGTGGGAAGAGGCGGTCAAGGCCGTCTATCAGGACCGTGTCGATGTCGTGTCCGTCTACGACAAGGTCGTGCGCAGTCCGTCGATGGAGATGGCGATCCCCAGCGTCATCGCGCTGAAATCCTACGTCGACCAGAACCGCGCCCCGGCCTTCACCCGCTTCAACGTCTTCCTGCGTGACGGCTTCACCTGCCAGTATTGCGGCGACACCGCCGAGCTGACCTTCGATCACGTCATTCCGCGCAGCCGGGGCGGGCGCACGACCTGGGAAAACATCGTCGCCGCCTGCTCGCCGTGCAATCTGAAGAAGGGTGGCCGCACCCCGCAGCAGGCGCAAATGCCCGTGCGGCGTGCGCCGCATCGACCGAACGCCTATCAGCTTCAGGACGCCGGTCGCCGGTTCCCGCCGCACTATCTGCACCAGAGCTGGCTGGACTACCTCTATTGGGACATCGAGCTCGAACCGTAG
- a CDS encoding cold-shock protein produces the protein MATGTVKWFNPTKGFGFIQPESGGADVFVHITAVQKAGLTGLDENAKVSYELESQRGKTSAVDLKLL, from the coding sequence ATGGCGACCGGTACGGTCAAGTGGTTCAACCCCACGAAAGGCTTCGGCTTCATCCAGCCCGAAAGCGGCGGCGCAGATGTGTTCGTTCACATCACCGCCGTCCAGAAGGCTGGCCTGACGGGCCTCGATGAGAACGCCAAGGTGTCCTACGAGCTGGAATCCCAGCGCGGCAAGACCTCGGCCGTCGATCTGAAGCTGCTCTGA
- a CDS encoding DMT family transporter yields the protein MTPPAPRLIPLLVVLVSASILGLAPILVRLTETGPAAAGFWRFMFALPLLVLILSRPGGEGIARPSKWMLLAGLFFALDLSFWHYGIVMTSVANATVLCNLTPVVVTLIGWLFFKETPARLFLLALALAMAGAFAMAAAAEGGQGTHPILGDILSLTVSVWYAGYFLMVKQARTTAGALRVTFWATLAGLPLMGGVALLLGEDMIPATAAGWAACVAMGLMHVAGQGGVAWALGRLPASITAVTILIQPLVAAGLSWLIFGETLAPVQALGGALVLCAIVLAQWSAAMGARTKTGAAPEGPAPA from the coding sequence ATGACGCCCCCCGCCCCCCGATTGATTCCGCTGCTGGTCGTGCTGGTGTCCGCCAGCATCCTCGGGCTGGCCCCCATTCTCGTTCGTCTGACCGAGACAGGCCCGGCGGCGGCGGGGTTCTGGCGGTTCATGTTCGCCCTGCCGCTGCTGGTCCTGATCCTGTCCCGGCCGGGCGGCGAAGGGATCGCCCGGCCGTCGAAATGGATGCTGCTGGCGGGGCTGTTCTTCGCCCTGGACCTGTCGTTCTGGCACTATGGCATCGTCATGACCTCGGTCGCCAACGCCACGGTGCTGTGCAATCTGACGCCGGTGGTCGTGACCCTGATCGGCTGGCTGTTCTTCAAGGAGACGCCTGCCCGGCTGTTCCTTCTGGCGCTGGCCCTGGCCATGGCGGGGGCCTTTGCCATGGCGGCGGCCGCCGAGGGCGGACAGGGCACCCACCCGATCCTGGGCGACATCCTCTCGCTGACGGTGTCGGTCTGGTACGCGGGCTATTTCCTGATGGTGAAACAGGCACGGACCACCGCGGGCGCGCTCAGGGTCACCTTCTGGGCGACGCTGGCCGGGCTGCCGCTGATGGGCGGGGTGGCGCTGCTGCTGGGCGAGGACATGATCCCGGCGACGGCGGCGGGCTGGGCCGCCTGCGTGGCCATGGGGCTGATGCATGTGGCCGGCCAGGGCGGGGTCGCCTGGGCCCTGGGCCGACTGCCGGCCTCGATCACGGCGGTGACCATTCTGATCCAGCCGCTGGTCGCCGCAGGGCTCAGCTGGCTCATCTTCGGCGAGACCCTGGCGCCGGTTCAGGCCCTGGGCGGTGCGCTGGTCCTGTGCGCGATCGTGCTGGCGCAGTGGTCAGCCGCCATGGGGGCCAGAACGAAAACGGGCGCGGCACCCGAAGGTCCCGCGCCCGCCTGA